Sequence from the Panicum virgatum strain AP13 chromosome 5N, P.virgatum_v5, whole genome shotgun sequence genome:
GGCGGCTGATAGATATGCAGCAGACATCAGCTATTCGGCCGCAGGTGTCTGCAGGCGTCTGCAAGCCTGCGTCATTTTGGCCGCAAAGCCCGGCTGGAGGTCGCAGGTTGCCGACGTGCATTGGCGGGCTCCAGCAGAGTCATTAGTGAGTGCTGGCAGGTAATGCGGGAGGCCCTGCAGGCATCCGGCGGGCGCTGCGGGCTGGGGGCGGACGGGAGTAGATACGAAGGAAGCGCCGGgtcggcaaagccggcgaggcgagcgacgTCGGCAGCAGGGGGTGCTGCGGTGTCGGCGTCTCGTCGCGGGAGCCGCGTCAAGATGCAGGCGGCATGCACGACAGCGACAGCGACGTGGTGCCGCGCGTGCGCCCATCCGGTTCCCGACCCGTGGCGTGGATTCCTGTTCGCGTCAGATTAACGGCAGCGCGCggtactcctcgctgctcgcCTTTCCCCCCTCTCCTTTCTCCCCGACTCCCCCTTTCACCTCGCTGAAGCCGAACTGCCTCGCtcgccctccctctctctcgcgcgcgcgCCAATCCTTTCCTTCGCGCCGATCGCGGCTCGGCTCCGCTTCAGATTTTCTCAAGGTGAGTGAGCATGTCTCCTGTCCGAGGAGGTACTCCGCGGTAGCTGATTGGGTTTTACTGTTTTAGGATTGGTACTGCTTTGTGGGGAGCTAAGGATTGGTAGTGTTTTGCATACCTGCTGCTGGATTGGGTGGTGATGAAAAAGGTCGTTCTTAATTCCACTTATTGTTGGACTGCTACCTCTAATCAGCAGTGGTTGTGTTTCTGCTGTTCGAATCAACGCGTGGTCTCCGATTGCTATGCCAATTACTAGTACGATGGGTGGAGGCCGTACCCTGAATCCTGAACCTGCCGTCCGGGATTGCTTGTCATTCTCTCAATGTTTCTGTTAGTTCGCCTACATGATGCTCGATAGTAATACTGCCCTGGGGTTGTTAGGCAGCTCCTCGAGCTGCTGTCATTTCTTTCAAAGTCTCCAGTCCTTTTGTCTTTAGTGTTTCTTATTGTTCGAGTTTTTTTGCAGGCCGAAATTTTAGTGGTCTGCTCCAGCCATGAGTAGCAGAAGGTATGTGGTGCTTTGTGTCTTCTGCAGCAGTTGACGATTTTGTTTTTGGTATTGCATCATGACATGTTTGATGCAAAACTGGCAGATATGACATCAATGCTTGGAGATGTGGGACTCAATCAACGCCAAGTAAATCGATGTATCTAGATGCTCAACAAGTTGTCCACTGCCAAGCTACAGGCCGTGATGTTGGCCCCTGCGCTGTGAAGCATCACTTCCCATCGCCAATCGTATCTTGGATAGAAGATCTTTCGAGCTTTGGCAGTGTTTCTTTTAGCCCCGATTCTGAATATGTGGATGAGCAAGCCAGGGCTTCAGTGGGACAGTCTTCAACATCAAGCAATTTGCATGACATGCAAATAGTACGTTCCCTTTCATTTCCCATCcatttctgtaaaaaaaagtATGTTGTTGTTTCTAGGAGGCTGGTAATATCTTAAGATCTGAAATAACATCATTATGAATGCTATTCAGTCAGTGAGGTTGACAGAAGAATTCATGGAGCTTGCAAAGGAGAACACAAGCAGTAATCTAGAGACTTGTGGAATTCTCGGTGCTTCATTTGTAAGTGTGGTGGCCACTTGCCAATGTGACAAACATACTGAATTTTCAGTTTGGAtcttcatcttttttttcctgtttaTATGTAGAGGGATGGAACTTACTTTGTGACAATGTTGATTATACCAAAGCAAGAAGGAACTGCT
This genomic interval carries:
- the LOC120673269 gene encoding AMSH-like ubiquitin thioesterase 2 isoform X1, which gives rise to MSSRRYDINAWRCGTQSTPSKSMYLDAQQVVHCQATGRDVGPCAVKHHFPSPIVSWIEDLSSFGSVSFSPDSEYVDEQARASVGQSSTSSNLHDMQISVRLTEEFMELAKENTSSNLETCGILGASFRDGTYFVTMLIIPKQEGTAHSCQAVNEEEIHAVLSEQSLYPAGWIHTHPSQTCFLSSIDLHTQYSYQVMLPEAVAIVVAPTDPTRSYGIFRLTDPGGMEVLRGCDESGFHTHRETTDGSPIYETCSKVHFNPNLRFEIVDLRSGA
- the LOC120673269 gene encoding AMSH-like ubiquitin thioesterase 2 isoform X2; amino-acid sequence: MSSRRYDINAWRCGTQSTPSKSMYLDAQQVVHCQATGRDVGPCAVKHHFPSPIVSWIEDLSSFGSVSFSPDSEYVDEQARASVGQSSTSSNLHDMQISVRLTEEFMELAKENTSSNLETCGILGASFRDGTYFVTMLIIPKQEGTAHSCQAVNEEEIHAVLSEQSLYPAGWIHVMLPEAVAIVVAPTDPTRSYGIFRLTDPGGMEVLRGCDESGFHTHRETTDGSPIYETCSKVHFNPNLRFEIVDLRSGA